The following are encoded in a window of Abyssisolibacter fermentans genomic DNA:
- a CDS encoding glycosyltransferase — MLLRKKIYAPSSKKPTDKKYDDFGVSIITITNKFSFLTNIFNNYSRQLYKPKELIILLNHDYLDLPTWNKKATEYKNVKVFKLPSHYTLGRCINYAIYKAKYPLIAKFDDDDYYSDEYLNNSIKVMGKTNADVVGKGSHLVYFKTLNTLALRNPGYENKFVNFVNGSTLLFKKSISDSVKFRNMNAAEDVFFCRDCLSMGFKVYSTNRYDHIYIRYPNKLDHTWKITDKTLLNKHCITLEKNISLEELKKKKAII; from the coding sequence GTGTTATTAAGAAAAAAAATATATGCACCTTCATCTAAAAAACCTACAGATAAAAAATATGATGATTTTGGAGTATCAATAATAACAATAACAAATAAATTCTCATTTTTAACTAATATTTTCAATAATTATAGTAGGCAACTTTATAAACCTAAAGAGTTAATAATATTATTAAATCATGATTATCTTGATCTACCTACATGGAATAAAAAAGCTACAGAATATAAAAATGTTAAAGTTTTTAAACTTCCATCTCATTACACACTCGGTAGGTGTATAAATTATGCGATATACAAGGCCAAATATCCACTAATCGCAAAATTTGATGATGATGACTATTATTCAGATGAATATTTAAATAACTCTATTAAAGTAATGGGAAAAACAAACGCTGATGTAGTTGGCAAAGGATCACATCTAGTCTACTTTAAAACACTTAATACTTTAGCATTAAGAAATCCAGGCTATGAAAATAAATTTGTTAATTTTGTAAATGGTTCTACTTTGTTATTCAAAAAAAGCATATCAGATTCGGTTAAATTTAGAAATATGAACGCTGCTGAAGATGTTTTCTTCTGCCGCGATTGTTTGTCAATGGGATTTAAGGTTTATTCAACTAATAGATATGATCATATATATATACGGTATCCAAATAAATTAGATCATACTTGGAAAATTACTGACAAAACATTATTAAACAAACATTGCATAACATTAGAAAAGAATATAAGTTTAGAAGAATTAAAAAAGAAAAAAGCTATAATTTAA
- the cotE gene encoding outer spore coat protein CotE, which yields MDRKRVKSAQNSKIRTIITNAVCGEATETFHTTIYITTEDRKPSKILGCTIKNTEILESSFDEISPKKMDVTVNGKFEVHVWYEANGDTKVAKNIIQFSENMQLDKIEDNKYYNKHVLAWINKNPNTLGTMVINKDGKPAISVEVEYEIGVEVIGEARLNIVSCNNETKHIQKEEDNIFDSILIEKDETFEDDDD from the coding sequence ATGGATAGAAAGCGTGTTAAATCGGCTCAAAATAGTAAAATTAGGACAATAATAACAAATGCTGTTTGCGGCGAAGCTACAGAAACTTTCCATACTACTATTTATATTACAACTGAAGATAGAAAACCAAGTAAGATATTAGGATGTACTATTAAGAACACTGAAATACTAGAAAGCAGTTTTGATGAAATATCACCAAAAAAAATGGATGTAACAGTAAATGGTAAATTTGAGGTACATGTTTGGTATGAAGCAAATGGAGATACTAAGGTTGCTAAAAATATAATTCAGTTTAGTGAAAACATGCAACTAGATAAGATTGAAGATAATAAGTACTATAATAAACATGTTTTAGCTTGGATAAACAAGAACCCAAATACATTAGGTACTATGGTAATTAACAAGGATGGAAAACCAGCTATATCTGTTGAGGTTGAATATGAAATAGGTGTAGAGGTTATTGGTGAAGCAAGATTAAATATTGTTTCATGTAATAATGAAACAAAACATATTCAAAAAGAAGAAGATAATATCTTCGATTCCATATTAATTGAAAAAGATGAAACATTTGAAGATGATGACGATTAG
- a CDS encoding CotS family spore coat protein has translation MDASIKKEITNVLNHYNLNVKSVKTESYKVKKGVWWIETSTDTKILKMHSYNKGIIEFILKASVHLRNNGVNIPEIIPTKDNKSYVNVNEHYFILSEAIEGKKFNYVNEAEIEAMIKSLANFHKASLGFKINECDNYRTHIGKWVQKRKSKIEKLIVYYTNIDKEKFTKFDSLILSEFRHFYNRAINSISEIDSSDYYKYNNIISKNGGLCHQDFAAGNLIKTPNNKIYIIDMDSITVDIPLRDIRKLLNKIMKKKGHWDIDLTGKIIYWYNCVNPLEKWQWRLLKSTLLYPHLFIGIMSKYYEKREKTWNETKYLKKLQDIIKLEHSLEKIINSIEDIFPE, from the coding sequence ATGGATGCTTCAATAAAAAAAGAAATTACAAATGTGTTGAATCATTATAATTTAAATGTTAAATCTGTTAAAACAGAATCTTATAAAGTAAAAAAAGGTGTTTGGTGGATAGAAACATCAACTGATACTAAAATATTAAAGATGCATTCATATAACAAAGGTATAATAGAATTCATACTAAAAGCAAGCGTACATTTAAGGAATAATGGAGTAAATATTCCTGAAATAATACCAACAAAAGATAATAAAAGTTATGTAAATGTTAACGAGCATTATTTTATACTTTCTGAAGCAATAGAAGGAAAAAAATTTAATTATGTGAATGAAGCTGAAATCGAAGCCATGATAAAATCGTTAGCAAATTTTCACAAAGCATCATTAGGTTTTAAAATAAATGAGTGTGATAACTATAGAACACACATCGGTAAATGGGTACAAAAACGTAAAAGCAAAATTGAAAAACTAATAGTTTATTATACCAACATTGATAAAGAAAAATTTACCAAATTTGATTCTTTAATATTATCTGAATTTAGACATTTTTATAATAGAGCAATTAATTCAATTTCAGAAATAGATAGTTCAGATTATTATAAATACAATAATATCATAAGTAAAAATGGTGGTTTATGCCATCAAGATTTTGCAGCGGGGAATCTTATAAAAACACCAAATAATAAAATATATATAATTGATATGGATTCAATTACAGTTGATATACCTCTTAGAGATATTAGAAAACTTCTAAATAAAATCATGAAAAAGAAAGGTCATTGGGATATAGATTTAACCGGCAAAATAATCTATTGGTACAACTGTGTAAATCCACTTGAAAAATGGCAATGGAGATTATTAAAATCAACCCTCTTATATCCTCATTTATTTATTGGAATAATGAGCAAATATTATGAAAAAAGAGAAAAAACCTGGAATGAAACTAAATACTTAAAAAAATTACAAGATATCATTAAACTTGAACATTCTTTAGAAAAAATAATCAACTCAATAGAAGACATATTCCCTGAATAA